In Candidatus Polarisedimenticolaceae bacterium, a genomic segment contains:
- a CDS encoding aminotransferase class I/II-fold pyridoxal phosphate-dependent enzyme — translation MDRLSVSPDEFRRLAARAVERAARYLERLRDLPSFPATSGAESLATFDRPLPARGMGAAAFDEIENVIANSRPCGPAFFGYVLGSGEPVAAVADLVASVLNQNVTAWRSGPAAVTIERTVVRWLAEAIGCPGFTGSLTGGGSMANLMALAMARDGQGTIYASSEAHMSIPKAAALLGLGHDAVRAIAVNESFRMIPEALDRAIEEDVRAGKRPLAVVATAGTVNTGSIDPLEEIAEIADRRGLWLHVDGAYGALAALTVPERFRGLDRADSISLDPHKWLYQPLDCGCLLFRDRTAARAAFSHTGDYARTLQSDPVESFAFFDESLELSRRFRALKLWLSLRYHGVDAFRDAIRGDLALAQRLASRIDAEPALERLAPVALSAVCFRHEGSDDFNLRILRRTIARGRVYLSNATVHGRFALRACIVNHRSTEEDVDAVVAETLAAAGQESA, via the coding sequence ATGGACCGCCTCTCCGTCTCCCCCGACGAGTTCCGCCGGCTCGCCGCACGCGCCGTCGAGAGGGCCGCGCGCTACCTCGAGCGACTGCGCGATCTGCCATCGTTCCCGGCGACGTCGGGCGCCGAGAGCCTGGCCACGTTCGACCGGCCGCTCCCCGCGCGCGGCATGGGCGCAGCGGCGTTCGACGAGATCGAGAACGTCATCGCGAACTCCCGGCCGTGCGGGCCGGCGTTCTTCGGCTACGTGCTCGGCTCCGGCGAGCCTGTGGCGGCGGTCGCCGACCTCGTCGCGAGCGTGCTCAACCAGAACGTGACGGCGTGGCGCTCGGGCCCGGCGGCCGTGACGATCGAGCGCACCGTCGTGCGCTGGCTCGCGGAGGCGATCGGGTGTCCCGGCTTCACCGGCAGCCTCACCGGCGGCGGCTCGATGGCGAATCTGATGGCGCTCGCGATGGCGCGCGACGGGCAGGGAACGATCTACGCGTCATCGGAAGCGCACATGTCGATCCCGAAGGCGGCCGCCCTCCTGGGCCTCGGGCACGACGCCGTGCGTGCGATCGCCGTCAATGAGAGCTTCCGCATGATTCCGGAGGCGCTCGATCGCGCGATCGAGGAGGACGTCCGTGCGGGAAAGCGTCCGCTCGCCGTCGTCGCGACCGCGGGCACGGTGAACACCGGCAGCATCGATCCGCTCGAGGAGATCGCGGAGATCGCCGACCGCCGCGGCTTGTGGCTTCACGTCGACGGCGCCTACGGCGCGCTCGCGGCGCTCACCGTCCCCGAGCGATTCCGCGGCCTGGATCGCGCCGATTCCATCTCGCTCGACCCCCACAAGTGGCTCTACCAGCCGCTCGACTGCGGCTGTCTCCTCTTTCGCGACCGGACCGCGGCACGGGCGGCCTTCTCGCACACCGGCGACTACGCACGGACGCTGCAGAGCGATCCCGTGGAGAGCTTCGCCTTCTTCGACGAGTCGCTCGAGCTGTCGCGCCGCTTCCGCGCGCTCAAGCTCTGGCTCTCGCTGCGATACCACGGCGTCGACGCGTTTCGCGACGCGATCCGCGGCGATCTCGCGCTCGCGCAGCGTCTCGCCTCGCGGATCGACGCCGAGCCGGCGCTCGAGCGGCTCGCACCCGTCGCCTTGAGCGCCGTCTGCTTCCGGCACGAGGGCAGCGACGATTTCAATCTGCGCATCCTCCGGCGGACCATCGCGCGAGGACGCGTTTACCTCTCGAACGCGACCGTCCACGGACGGTTCGCGCTCCGCGCGTGCATCGTGAACCACCGCAGCACCGAGGAAGACGTCGACGCTGTGGTCGCGGAGACTCTCGCGGCCGCCGGGCAGGAATCCGCCTAG
- a CDS encoding glutathione S-transferase family protein, which translates to MTDSPERVLFLTPLSHFSRKVRIVLREIGLAHAETFVPDLLSADPADFGGNPILRVPVLRDGTTWVIESDQIARHVLETYDRGADRFAFFSMDVAQRNALSIVSAVMGAEVELLLSKRSGLETGTRYFQRYREVVARGLAWLEGNAGAIWPDVRFSYLDIALICMWDHLGHYRFREEARAFPWIEARTKRHASRESVAATSPERMQALQWELYPSQRPS; encoded by the coding sequence ATGACCGATTCACCGGAGCGCGTCCTCTTTCTGACCCCGCTGTCGCACTTCTCCCGCAAGGTGCGCATCGTGTTGCGCGAGATCGGCCTCGCCCACGCCGAGACGTTCGTCCCCGATCTCCTGTCCGCGGATCCCGCCGACTTCGGTGGGAATCCGATCTTGCGTGTCCCGGTCCTTCGGGACGGCACGACATGGGTCATCGAGTCGGACCAGATCGCCCGCCACGTGCTCGAGACCTACGACCGAGGCGCCGATCGGTTCGCGTTCTTCTCCATGGACGTCGCGCAGCGCAACGCGCTCTCGATCGTCTCGGCGGTGATGGGCGCGGAGGTGGAGCTTCTGCTCTCCAAGAGGAGCGGGCTCGAGACGGGGACGAGATACTTTCAGCGATACCGCGAGGTGGTGGCGCGCGGTTTGGCGTGGCTCGAAGGTAACGCCGGGGCGATCTGGCCGGACGTCCGTTTCTCGTACCTCGACATCGCCCTGATCTGCATGTGGGACCACCTCGGTCACTATCGATTCCGCGAGGAGGCGCGCGCCTTCCCCTGGATTGAAGCGCGAACGAAGCGTCACGCTTCCCGCGAAAGCGTCGCCGCGACGTCACCGGAACGGATGCAGGCCCTGCAATGGGAGCTGTACCCCAGTCAGAGACCTTCTTGA
- the fdhD gene encoding formate dehydrogenase accessory sulfurtransferase FdhD, whose product MSGRADSTSEARIIVFDDGRREARSDDLATEEPLEIRLRAASRNENDTLPLHGPRRPAHRAVAVTMRTPGADAELAAGFLYGEGVLRKAEEISAVGYCDDPSVDEAKRLNIVNVDLLTAELPDLEALHRHFHVSSACGVCGKTSLDALRLNAPAPIGPGPVVPAASLTTLPEKLRSEQGIFATTGGLHAAGLFDESGELLAVREDVGRHNAVDKLIGWAFLSGRLPLSNHVLMVSGRTSYEILQKAVMAGVPIVCAVSAPSTLAVSVARDFGVTLIGFLRGGRFNVYAGAERVG is encoded by the coding sequence ATGAGCGGCCGGGCGGATTCCACGAGCGAAGCGCGGATCATCGTCTTCGACGACGGAAGGCGAGAGGCCCGGTCGGACGATCTCGCCACCGAGGAGCCGCTCGAGATCCGGCTCCGCGCCGCATCCCGTAACGAGAACGACACATTGCCACTTCACGGCCCTCGAAGGCCGGCCCACCGCGCGGTGGCCGTCACCATGCGAACGCCGGGCGCCGATGCGGAGCTTGCCGCGGGGTTCCTCTACGGCGAAGGTGTCCTGCGCAAGGCCGAAGAAATCTCGGCCGTCGGGTATTGCGACGACCCTTCGGTCGACGAAGCGAAGCGGCTCAACATCGTGAACGTCGACCTCCTGACCGCCGAGCTTCCCGATCTCGAGGCCTTGCACCGACATTTCCACGTGTCGAGCGCCTGCGGGGTCTGCGGCAAGACGAGCCTCGACGCATTGCGTCTCAACGCGCCGGCACCGATCGGTCCCGGCCCGGTCGTCCCTGCGGCGAGCCTCACCACGCTTCCGGAGAAGCTCCGATCGGAGCAGGGGATCTTTGCGACGACCGGAGGCCTTCATGCCGCCGGCCTGTTCGACGAGTCCGGCGAGCTGCTGGCCGTGCGCGAGGACGTCGGCCGGCACAATGCCGTCGACAAGCTCATCGGTTGGGCGTTCCTGTCGGGCCGCCTCCCGCTCTCGAACCACGTCCTGATGGTGAGCGGGAGAACGAGCTACGAGATCCTTCAGAAAGCGGTGATGGCAGGCGTCCCGATCGTGTGCGCGGTCTCGGCGCCGAGCACCCTCGCCGTGTCGGTCGCACGGGATTTCGGTGTCACGCTCATCGGCTTTCTCCGCGGCGGCCGGTTCAACGTCTACGCGGGTGCCGAACGCGTGGGCTAG
- a CDS encoding efflux RND transporter periplasmic adaptor subunit: MWKRHKGKLIVAVIVLVFGGWVGAGIYKKKNQATEVTMAKVKVQDVVGKVIANGKIQAENKVDLSALIMGQIVNLVVREGDRVEKGDFLLQIDKNRAAAEEASSAAAVQASLADLDSAKAAMDQADNDLGRARKNHEAGIIPEADYQRAQSSFDSSRGAYAAAEQRIAQNRAIVNANHDTVTKSTVRAPISGIVTTLRVKAGEVTVLGTMNNPGTQLMTISDMATVQAVLMVDETDTPNITVGQKAMLALDSYPGRKFDGVVTEVGHSPILKDDTELQGLIATTEAINFKVKVKIIDPPPTIRPGFSVTADIITGTKSKVPTIPLAAVVIRDSPKGEKDTTGRIKTEEGVYGVADGKVRFVPVKTGLTGELDVEVENGVKEGETVISGPFKTLRSLKEGDKVKEMTEEQKKAAESGAGSS; encoded by the coding sequence ATGTGGAAGCGGCACAAGGGGAAGCTCATCGTCGCCGTCATCGTTCTGGTGTTCGGCGGCTGGGTCGGCGCGGGCATCTATAAGAAGAAGAACCAGGCCACCGAAGTCACGATGGCCAAGGTCAAGGTCCAGGACGTCGTCGGAAAAGTCATCGCCAACGGGAAGATCCAGGCCGAGAACAAGGTCGACCTCTCGGCGTTGATCATGGGCCAGATCGTGAACCTCGTGGTCCGCGAGGGCGACCGGGTCGAGAAGGGGGACTTCCTCCTCCAGATCGACAAGAACCGGGCGGCGGCGGAAGAGGCCAGCTCGGCGGCCGCGGTGCAGGCGAGCCTCGCGGACCTCGACTCGGCGAAGGCGGCGATGGACCAGGCCGACAACGATCTCGGCCGCGCGCGGAAGAACCACGAAGCGGGGATCATCCCCGAGGCGGACTACCAGCGCGCGCAATCGAGCTTCGACAGCAGCAGGGGAGCCTACGCCGCCGCGGAGCAGCGCATCGCGCAGAATCGCGCGATCGTCAACGCGAACCACGACACGGTGACGAAGTCGACGGTGCGCGCGCCGATCTCCGGGATCGTGACGACGCTCCGCGTGAAGGCCGGCGAGGTCACCGTGCTCGGCACGATGAACAACCCGGGCACGCAGCTCATGACGATCTCCGACATGGCGACCGTCCAGGCGGTGCTCATGGTCGACGAGACCGACACGCCCAACATCACGGTCGGCCAGAAGGCGATGCTCGCGCTCGACTCATATCCCGGCAGGAAGTTCGACGGCGTCGTGACCGAGGTGGGGCACTCGCCGATCCTGAAGGACGACACCGAGCTGCAGGGTCTCATCGCGACGACCGAAGCGATCAACTTCAAGGTCAAGGTCAAGATCATCGACCCGCCGCCGACGATCCGGCCCGGGTTCTCGGTGACGGCCGACATCATCACCGGCACCAAGTCGAAGGTGCCGACGATCCCGCTCGCCGCGGTCGTGATCCGCGATTCTCCGAAGGGGGAGAAGGACACGACGGGCCGGATCAAGACCGAGGAAGGGGTCTACGGCGTCGCCGACGGCAAGGTGCGCTTCGTGCCGGTCAAGACCGGCCTCACCGGCGAGCTCGACGTCGAGGTCGAGAACGGCGTCAAGGAAGGCGAGACGGTGATCAGCGGTCCGTTCAAGACGCTGAGGTCGCTCAAGGAAGGGGACAAGGTCAAGGAGATGACCGAAGAGCAGAAGAAGGCCGCCGAGTCGGGGGCGGGGTCGTCGTAG
- a CDS encoding ABC transporter permease, with the protein MDLRELFFTSLRSLGSHKLRSGLTLLGVIIGVMTVVAVVSVISGLNEFVATNLVNLNPDVLVFTKYGILRSRTEFLMANRRKPVTMMDCRLVEANCRSCAAVGAQAEQTATVKAGRHTLGGVEVTGYTSNADTMLNLDLESGRFFNPAEEAHATAVAIIGADLKDAMFPGVDPLGRTVFVQGYPVRVVGVQKKLGTMMGQARDKVAFVPITFLKKVLSSDQNLAILARPIGGMAGLDRMEDEVRTILRSARKTRFSSDDPFGVVGSRAVAAIWRSISQGAYLATIVVSGMSLVVGAIVIANIMFVSVVERTREIGLRKAIGARSKDIRRQFLVEAAMLSLSGGLAGAALGCLVAVAISAVFPALVRAEFIFLGLGLALVVGVVAGLAPSALAAKKTPIDALRYE; encoded by the coding sequence GTGGACCTGCGCGAGCTGTTCTTCACGTCGCTTCGGTCGCTGGGGAGCCACAAGCTCCGGTCGGGGCTGACGCTGCTCGGCGTCATCATCGGCGTCATGACCGTGGTGGCCGTCGTCTCGGTCATCTCCGGCCTGAACGAGTTCGTGGCCACGAACCTCGTGAACCTGAACCCCGACGTCCTCGTCTTCACGAAATACGGGATCCTGAGGAGCCGCACCGAGTTCCTGATGGCGAACCGGCGCAAGCCGGTCACGATGATGGACTGCCGGCTCGTCGAGGCGAATTGCAGGTCGTGCGCGGCCGTCGGGGCGCAGGCCGAGCAGACCGCGACGGTCAAGGCCGGCCGTCACACGCTCGGCGGCGTCGAGGTCACGGGGTACACCTCGAACGCGGACACCATGCTCAACCTCGACCTCGAGTCGGGCCGATTCTTCAACCCCGCCGAAGAGGCGCACGCGACCGCGGTCGCCATCATCGGGGCGGACCTCAAGGACGCGATGTTCCCCGGCGTCGATCCTCTCGGCCGCACCGTCTTCGTCCAGGGTTATCCGGTGCGCGTCGTCGGCGTGCAGAAGAAGCTCGGCACGATGATGGGCCAGGCGCGCGACAAGGTCGCGTTCGTCCCGATCACCTTTCTCAAGAAGGTGCTGAGCAGCGACCAGAACCTCGCGATCCTCGCGCGGCCCATCGGCGGCATGGCCGGGCTCGACCGCATGGAGGACGAGGTCCGCACGATCCTGCGCTCGGCGCGCAAGACGCGCTTCTCGTCGGACGATCCGTTCGGCGTCGTCGGCTCGCGCGCCGTGGCGGCGATCTGGCGGTCGATCTCGCAAGGCGCGTACCTCGCGACGATCGTCGTCTCGGGGATGTCGCTCGTCGTCGGGGCGATCGTGATCGCCAACATCATGTTCGTCTCGGTCGTCGAACGGACGCGCGAGATCGGCCTCAGGAAGGCGATCGGCGCGCGCTCGAAGGACATCCGCCGCCAGTTCCTCGTCGAGGCGGCGATGCTGTCGCTCTCCGGCGGCCTCGCCGGGGCCGCGCTCGGATGCCTCGTCGCCGTCGCGATCAGCGCCGTCTTTCCCGCGTTGGTCCGGGCCGAGTTCATCTTCTTGGGGCTCGGCTTGGCGCTCGTCGTCGGCGTGGTCGCCGGACTCGCGCCGTCGGCCCTCGCAGCCAAGAAGACGCCGATCGACGCGTTGCGCTACGAGTAG
- a CDS encoding MFS transporter, translating to MSSATMTADAPVATVHPLKNRPFVLWWLGATTSLLGDQFYLVALPWIVLQITGSAIAMGTVAMCAGIPRAALMLMGGAVTDRVSPRKVLLITASARAVLVAAIGLLLAVHGLQLWHVYLLATAFGVADAFALPSAGPLLRSLVKPEQLPAANSVWQSSALLASVVGPAPAGVITKALGAAWAFFLDAVSFLFVIAALWVVPDPPRAPSPTRPSVWGSIREGIAYVMSDVPLRSLMLLAAAMNFCLSGPLSVGLAYIAKSRFSSPTAFGGWISAVAAGTLVGMLLAGTFKSKRRGVLLVGTGAILGVAMACMGLLAGFWPMALLLFVMGILSGFINVQLQAWLQLRVDRSVLGRVGSVLMLSSFGLMPVSMAAAGVASEWSVTWMFAIGGAAVTLVAVFGAWQRGVREIE from the coding sequence ATGAGCTCAGCCACCATGACCGCGGACGCCCCCGTCGCGACCGTTCACCCGCTCAAGAACCGCCCGTTCGTGCTGTGGTGGCTCGGCGCCACGACGTCCTTGCTCGGGGATCAGTTCTACCTCGTCGCGCTGCCCTGGATCGTTCTCCAGATCACAGGCTCCGCGATCGCGATGGGAACGGTCGCGATGTGCGCCGGCATCCCCCGCGCGGCGCTGATGCTCATGGGCGGGGCGGTCACCGACCGCGTCTCGCCGCGCAAGGTGCTCCTCATCACGGCGTCGGCGCGGGCGGTCCTCGTCGCGGCGATCGGTCTTCTGCTGGCCGTCCACGGGCTTCAGCTCTGGCACGTTTACCTGCTGGCGACGGCGTTCGGAGTCGCGGATGCGTTCGCGCTGCCGTCGGCGGGCCCGCTCCTCCGCTCGCTCGTCAAACCGGAGCAGCTTCCGGCGGCGAACTCGGTCTGGCAGAGCAGCGCCCTCCTTGCAAGCGTCGTCGGACCCGCGCCCGCGGGTGTGATCACGAAGGCGCTCGGCGCCGCCTGGGCCTTCTTCCTCGACGCCGTGAGCTTCCTCTTCGTCATCGCCGCCTTGTGGGTCGTGCCCGATCCACCTCGGGCGCCGTCCCCCACGCGGCCGAGCGTCTGGGGCTCGATTCGCGAAGGGATCGCCTACGTCATGAGCGACGTCCCTCTCCGCTCGCTCATGCTGCTTGCCGCCGCCATGAACTTCTGCCTGTCGGGACCGCTCTCCGTCGGACTCGCCTACATCGCGAAGAGCCGGTTCTCCTCGCCGACCGCGTTCGGCGGCTGGATCTCCGCCGTCGCGGCCGGAACGCTCGTCGGAATGCTGCTCGCCGGCACCTTCAAGTCGAAGCGTCGCGGCGTTCTGCTCGTCGGGACGGGCGCGATCCTCGGTGTCGCGATGGCGTGCATGGGCCTCCTCGCCGGCTTCTGGCCGATGGCCCTCCTCCTCTTCGTGATGGGCATCCTCAGCGGGTTCATCAACGTGCAGCTCCAGGCGTGGCTCCAGCTCCGCGTCGATCGCTCCGTTCTCGGACGGGTCGGCAGCGTTCTCATGCTGTCGTCGTTCGGGCTGATGCCGGTGTCGATGGCGGCCGCCGGGGTCGCTTCGGAGTGGAGCGTCACGTGGATGTTCGCGATCGGCGGCGCCGCGGTGACGCTCGTCGCCGTGTTCGGCGCCTGGCAGCGGGGGGTGCGCGAGATCGAGTAG
- a CDS encoding transglutaminase domain-containing protein, translating into MKATLALAALLPSLVLASQKPPALRVPIEQIEKAIQDHILAATKAGDGYFRVPYEGHDLQLKLVRVHTEYLADLGGGVQFACVDLVGTDGPVYDVDFFMKGLPGPATVTETTVHKIDGQPLYAWDQKDDGTWIRVPVTEAPDALLGVIRGEDRFEFDYRVKVPALSGPAKLWIPLAQTDAFQTVTVDELHAPASHRELDEKAHGNKVLFVTLVPEDAGSIVEVKYDVKRIEKAPYAGSGSPKTFLAPEKLVPNDEKFRQIAKEVTKGKPTDLMRARALYDHVIEKMRYAKNGEGWGNGDAEFACDAKHGNCTDFHAYFIALARSIGIPARFAIGASIPSERDDGGIDGYHCWAEFHADGKWWPVDVSEADKNKRLATYYFGHNPANRIELSRGRDLVVDPGPAGGPINFLAHPVLEVDGKPVKIKADFSFRRETQSASITH; encoded by the coding sequence ATGAAGGCGACTCTCGCTCTCGCGGCGCTCCTTCCATCGCTCGTTCTCGCGTCGCAGAAGCCCCCCGCGCTCCGCGTTCCGATCGAGCAGATCGAGAAAGCGATTCAGGATCACATTCTCGCGGCGACCAAGGCGGGCGACGGGTACTTCCGCGTGCCGTACGAGGGGCACGACCTGCAGCTCAAGCTCGTGCGCGTCCATACCGAGTACCTGGCCGATCTCGGCGGCGGCGTGCAGTTCGCGTGTGTCGATCTCGTCGGCACCGACGGGCCGGTGTACGACGTCGACTTCTTCATGAAGGGGCTGCCCGGTCCGGCGACGGTCACGGAGACCACCGTCCACAAGATCGACGGGCAGCCGCTCTACGCCTGGGACCAGAAGGACGACGGCACGTGGATCCGCGTGCCGGTCACCGAGGCGCCGGATGCGCTCCTCGGCGTCATCCGCGGCGAGGATCGATTCGAGTTCGATTACCGGGTCAAGGTTCCGGCGCTCTCCGGTCCCGCCAAGCTCTGGATCCCGCTCGCCCAAACGGACGCCTTTCAAACTGTCACCGTCGACGAGCTCCACGCGCCGGCGTCGCATCGCGAGCTGGACGAGAAGGCGCACGGCAACAAGGTTCTGTTCGTGACGCTCGTCCCCGAGGATGCCGGCTCGATCGTCGAGGTGAAGTACGACGTCAAGCGCATCGAGAAGGCGCCGTACGCCGGCTCCGGCTCCCCGAAGACGTTCCTGGCGCCGGAAAAGCTGGTTCCGAACGACGAGAAGTTCCGGCAGATCGCGAAAGAGGTCACCAAGGGAAAGCCGACCGATCTCATGCGCGCCCGCGCGCTCTACGATCACGTCATCGAGAAGATGCGCTACGCGAAGAACGGCGAGGGCTGGGGCAACGGCGATGCGGAGTTCGCGTGCGACGCCAAGCACGGCAACTGCACCGATTTCCACGCCTACTTTATCGCTCTGGCGCGCTCGATCGGCATCCCGGCCCGTTTCGCCATCGGCGCGTCGATTCCCTCCGAGCGCGACGACGGCGGCATCGACGGCTATCACTGCTGGGCCGAGTTCCATGCCGACGGCAAGTGGTGGCCGGTCGACGTGAGCGAGGCGGACAAGAACAAGCGCCTCGCCACCTACTACTTCGGCCACAACCCCGCGAATCGCATCGAGCTCTCCCGTGGGCGCGACCTCGTGGTCGACCCCGGTCCCGCCGGGGGGCCGATCAATTTCCTCGCCCACCCCGTGCTCGAGGTCGATGGAAAGCCGGTCAAGATCAAGGCGGACTTCAGCTTCCGGCGCGAGACCCAGTCGGCTTCGATCACGCACTGA
- a CDS encoding TetR/AcrR family transcriptional regulator — protein MPKPKKSASLEPQQERSRESLRKLLKAATEVLGQHGVEGTTIPRIAAHAGLTPGAVYRRFRDKDALLEAAILGILERQDERLKTGLTPVKAAKIPIEVFIEQIVGGMVVTYRANAALLRAFRHFTMGRLDTEFIRKAAKLEIRSFERVVDLLMANRKDIGHPNPRMAVSLGLVMVVSTLYEVVVLPTRGADWKDLVPKDDATLKRELTRAFLSYLEVESR, from the coding sequence ATGCCGAAGCCGAAGAAGAGCGCCAGCCTCGAGCCGCAGCAGGAGAGAAGCCGCGAATCCTTACGGAAGCTGCTCAAGGCGGCCACCGAGGTTCTCGGCCAGCACGGCGTCGAGGGGACGACGATCCCGCGCATCGCCGCGCACGCGGGGCTGACACCGGGGGCGGTCTACCGGCGCTTTCGCGACAAGGACGCGCTCCTCGAGGCGGCGATCCTCGGCATCCTCGAGCGGCAGGACGAGCGCCTCAAGACCGGCCTCACCCCCGTCAAGGCGGCGAAGATCCCGATCGAGGTCTTCATCGAGCAGATCGTGGGAGGGATGGTCGTCACGTATCGCGCCAACGCGGCGTTGCTTCGCGCCTTCCGGCATTTCACGATGGGGCGGCTCGACACCGAGTTCATTCGGAAGGCGGCGAAGCTCGAGATTCGCTCCTTCGAGCGGGTCGTCGATCTCCTCATGGCGAACCGCAAGGACATCGGCCATCCGAATCCACGGATGGCGGTCTCCCTCGGCCTCGTGATGGTGGTCAGCACGCTCTACGAGGTCGTCGTGCTCCCGACCCGCGGCGCCGACTGGAAGGACCTCGTGCCGAAGGACGACGCGACGCTCAAGCGCGAGCTGACGCGAGCGTTCTTGAGCTACCTCGAGGTGGAGTCCCGCTAG
- a CDS encoding ABC transporter permease: MRRWLEIFRRGFWENVRFALEAIREHKLRAGLTTLGIVVGVTTVMGMVAIVAGFNNNVIGNLQKFGANRIEFKKYDESFNSGNSDYEEQKKRHNLTMDDAAALRAAVPEAAAVSGLCGQTDAVLHIKHGNLEANLPYVLGVDEYYPQGTSYDVGHGRFFTSSEIAHSAPMAIVGADVKDAIFPLEDPLGKDITVDGMHYLVIGVLARKGEQFGWSPDNKVVLPFGTFKRQFPYRVLEDGVNLSVVPRRTEDLQLVVDKCISVLRQRRKVPFNKPNDFGVSTPDQLIGQFKQITGGITGAMVFIAGLSLLIGGVGVMNIMLVSVTERTREIGVRKALGALRRDIVGQFLTEAVTLSCLGGLIGVAIGIGIASFIKANVSALPAEIPLWSPIVGLAVSMGVGIFFGAYPAVKASRLDPIESLRYE, from the coding sequence ATGCGACGCTGGCTCGAGATCTTCCGACGCGGCTTCTGGGAGAACGTGCGCTTCGCCCTCGAGGCGATCCGCGAGCACAAGCTCCGCGCGGGACTGACGACGCTCGGCATCGTCGTCGGCGTCACCACGGTCATGGGGATGGTCGCGATCGTCGCCGGGTTCAACAACAACGTGATTGGCAACCTCCAGAAGTTCGGCGCGAACCGCATCGAGTTCAAGAAGTACGACGAGTCGTTCAACTCGGGGAACTCGGACTACGAGGAGCAGAAGAAGCGTCACAACCTCACGATGGACGATGCCGCCGCTCTGCGCGCCGCGGTGCCCGAAGCTGCCGCCGTGTCGGGGCTCTGCGGGCAGACCGACGCCGTGCTCCACATCAAGCACGGCAATCTCGAGGCGAACCTTCCCTACGTGCTCGGCGTCGACGAGTACTACCCGCAGGGCACCTCGTACGACGTCGGCCACGGGCGCTTCTTCACCTCGTCGGAGATCGCGCACTCCGCGCCGATGGCGATCGTCGGCGCCGACGTGAAGGACGCGATCTTTCCGCTCGAGGACCCGCTGGGGAAGGACATCACGGTCGACGGCATGCACTATCTCGTCATCGGCGTCCTCGCGCGGAAGGGCGAGCAGTTCGGGTGGTCGCCGGACAACAAGGTCGTCCTGCCGTTCGGCACGTTCAAGCGCCAGTTCCCGTACCGTGTGCTCGAAGATGGCGTGAATCTCAGCGTCGTCCCGCGGCGTACCGAAGACCTGCAGCTCGTCGTCGACAAGTGCATCTCGGTGCTCCGCCAGCGCCGCAAGGTGCCGTTCAACAAGCCGAACGATTTCGGCGTGTCGACCCCCGACCAGCTCATCGGACAGTTCAAGCAGATCACCGGCGGCATCACCGGCGCGATGGTGTTCATCGCCGGGCTGTCGCTGCTCATCGGCGGCGTCGGCGTGATGAACATCATGCTCGTCTCGGTCACCGAGCGGACGCGCGAGATCGGCGTCCGCAAGGCGCTCGGCGCTCTCAGGCGGGACATCGTCGGGCAGTTCCTGACCGAGGCCGTCACGCTGAGCTGTCTGGGCGGCCTCATCGGCGTGGCCATCGGCATCGGCATCGCGTCGTTCATCAAGGCGAACGTCTCCGCGCTGCCGGCCGAGATCCCCCTCTGGTCGCCGATCGTCGGCCTCGCGGTCTCGATGGGTGTCGGGATCTTCTTCGGCGCCTATCCCGCCGTCAAAGCGTCGCGGCTCGACCCGATCGAGTCGCTGCGCTACGAGTGA